The following are encoded together in the Janthinobacterium sp. Marseille genome:
- a CDS encoding peptidylprolyl isomerase, with product MKSNINQALPGVRTAIGVLLASVMGMSAAQSAAPDKVVASAGSVTIGQNEITRLLQGMPEAERAAIKNNRAGVENWLRQRVTSEALLREAQSKGWGERPEVKAKVDAAAREVTARIVSTSYLESVAQVPATYPSDAEVKAAYEQGKANFNLPASYRVAQIYLASTGTDAAATTKLRDEAKKLATQARGGDFAALARSRSQDPRSAERGGEVGMLPLEQMLPEVRDAVAKLKVGQVSEPVQSPSGFHIVKLLETQPARTATLEEIKPRLQTALRDQRQQQLIQAHMAGLVPAGSLKIDSAALDAALQK from the coding sequence ATGAAATCGAATATCAATCAAGCTTTACCTGGCGTACGTACCGCAATCGGTGTGTTGCTGGCTTCGGTCATGGGCATGTCGGCCGCGCAATCGGCTGCACCGGACAAAGTCGTCGCCAGTGCCGGTAGTGTGACCATCGGCCAGAATGAAATCACCCGCCTGTTGCAAGGCATGCCGGAAGCAGAACGTGCTGCCATCAAGAACAACCGTGCCGGGGTGGAAAACTGGTTGCGCCAACGCGTGACCAGCGAAGCCCTGTTGCGTGAAGCGCAGTCCAAAGGCTGGGGTGAGCGCCCTGAAGTCAAGGCCAAGGTCGATGCAGCAGCCCGTGAAGTAACGGCGCGCATTGTCAGCACCAGCTACCTGGAGTCGGTCGCGCAAGTACCTGCGACTTATCCATCCGATGCCGAAGTAAAAGCGGCGTATGAGCAGGGCAAAGCCAACTTCAATTTGCCGGCAAGCTATCGCGTGGCGCAAATTTACCTGGCGAGCACCGGCACTGATGCGGCTGCGACCACCAAATTGCGCGACGAAGCGAAGAAGCTGGCAACGCAAGCACGCGGCGGTGATTTTGCCGCACTGGCCCGCAGCCGTTCGCAAGATCCACGCAGCGCAGAGCGCGGTGGTGAAGTCGGCATGCTGCCGCTGGAACAGATGTTGCCGGAAGTACGTGATGCAGTCGCCAAGCTGAAGGTGGGCCAGGTCAGTGAACCGGTGCAGTCGCCATCCGGTTTCCATATCGTCAAATTGCTGGAAACCCAGCCGGCACGCACCGCAACGCTGGAAGAAATCAAACCACGCCTGCAAACCGCTTTGCGTGACCAGCGTCAACAGCAGTTGATACAGGCGCACATGGCCGGACTGGTTCCTGCCGGTAGCCTGAAGATCGATAGCGCAGCACTCGACGCAGCCTTGCAAAAATAA
- a CDS encoding sigma-70 family RNA polymerase sigma factor has protein sequence MSDSGISGLRDFLVRRYDDLKRRLTVHLGSADLAGEALQETWLRLEGSKDSGKEGAEPVQYPLSYLMRMATNAALDRMRAEKRFLSGDEVEQVLADLSDPAAGPARTFEARSEAERLAAVIQQMPSRRRNILILIRVDEMPRQEVADRLGVSLSLVDRELKRAHEHVVQHMSEHTK, from the coding sequence ATGTCTGATAGCGGCATTTCCGGTTTGCGCGACTTCCTGGTGCGTCGCTATGACGACCTGAAGCGTCGCCTGACCGTGCATCTCGGCAGCGCCGATCTCGCCGGTGAAGCCTTGCAGGAAACCTGGCTCCGGCTGGAGGGCAGCAAGGACAGTGGCAAGGAAGGTGCGGAGCCGGTGCAATACCCATTGAGTTACCTGATGCGGATGGCGACCAATGCGGCACTGGATCGCATGCGTGCGGAAAAACGTTTCCTCAGCGGCGACGAAGTGGAGCAGGTGCTGGCCGACCTGTCCGACCCGGCAGCCGGTCCGGCACGTACCTTTGAAGCCCGTTCCGAAGCGGAGCGCCTGGCCGCCGTGATCCAGCAAATGCCGTCACGTCGGCGCAATATCCTGATCCTGATTCGTGTAGATGAAATGCCGCGGCAAGAAGTGGCGGACCGGCTGGGCGTATCGCTGAGCCTGGTTGATCGCGAGCTCAAGCGCGCACACGAACATGTGGTCCAGCACATGAGCGAGCACACAAAATGA
- a CDS encoding TonB family protein → MARNVVSIAMFTVVVGMSLLTRDLAAQPDTFRQSVVATRAPQAGSMQFDIPSLPLQAALDAFGEKTGFAGLYSAASIQGLNSTAVSGRYSADAALRLLLEGSGLEANFTAPDAFVLEPVQPTAASIQRNVAYDGLLQAGVREAFCSDPLIAALDYRIALRFHVDAKGRITQAVLLDSSGNKSRDHAILQALKKVDLGRGPSDTSLPFFMLVLPQQLAASDCAGMAGH, encoded by the coding sequence ATGGCAAGAAACGTCGTGTCCATCGCCATGTTCACCGTGGTGGTGGGCATGTCTTTGTTGACGCGCGACCTGGCCGCGCAGCCGGATACTTTCCGCCAGTCAGTCGTTGCCACGCGTGCGCCGCAGGCCGGTAGCATGCAATTCGATATTCCTTCATTACCGCTACAGGCAGCGCTTGACGCCTTCGGTGAGAAAACCGGTTTTGCCGGACTCTATAGTGCTGCTTCTATCCAAGGTTTGAATTCCACCGCAGTCTCCGGTCGCTATAGCGCTGATGCAGCCTTGCGCCTGCTGCTGGAAGGAAGCGGGCTGGAAGCAAATTTCACGGCGCCCGATGCATTTGTGCTGGAGCCTGTCCAGCCTACGGCTGCCAGCATACAACGCAATGTTGCATACGACGGACTCTTGCAGGCCGGGGTGCGCGAAGCATTCTGCAGTGATCCGCTGATCGCCGCGCTGGATTACCGGATTGCCTTGCGTTTCCATGTCGATGCGAAAGGGCGTATCACGCAAGCCGTGTTGCTCGATTCAAGCGGTAACAAAAGCCGTGACCACGCCATCCTGCAAGCGCTGAAGAAAGTCGATCTAGGACGCGGTCCGTCCGATACTTCCCTGCCTTTCTTTATGCTGGTTTTGCCACAGCAGCTGGCCGCAAGTGATTGCGCCGGAATGGCGGGACACTGA
- a CDS encoding FecR domain-containing protein codes for MSEQPSHRIPDELELQAHAWLRRLKSGSARAADAQALRRWCATSAAHARAFEQAQRMWDELLPAAVLAGTGDAELTALRNKQSRKQTPGMSRRAFMGGALATSCATIAGVALIHPPLDLWPSVADAWRADFRTAAGEQREIALASGVSVEMNTRSAIAVQTLRGETIGIDLLDGEVAVDATHRNQPFVVSAAGGRTSSIDARFELRHMGNAICVTCIDGMVKVASGGDEVVLRAAQQVTYDSQAIQAIRSINPGDASAWRSGILSFRQTALAQVVAEINRYRPGRVVLMAKGMADKPVSGRFHIRDLDKAITQIQRLFKLDVTSLPGGLVLLK; via the coding sequence ATGTCTGAGCAGCCATCCCATCGTATCCCTGATGAGCTGGAACTGCAGGCGCATGCATGGCTGCGTCGCCTGAAGTCGGGTAGCGCGCGCGCGGCGGATGCGCAGGCCTTACGCCGCTGGTGCGCGACCAGTGCCGCGCATGCACGGGCTTTCGAGCAGGCGCAGCGGATGTGGGATGAGTTGTTGCCGGCGGCCGTACTGGCCGGTACCGGTGATGCCGAGCTGACCGCCTTACGCAATAAACAATCACGCAAACAAACGCCAGGAATGTCGCGCCGTGCCTTCATGGGTGGGGCATTGGCGACTTCCTGTGCGACGATTGCCGGTGTTGCGCTAATACACCCGCCGCTGGATTTGTGGCCGTCGGTGGCCGACGCATGGCGCGCAGACTTCCGTACCGCTGCCGGCGAGCAGCGTGAAATCGCATTGGCATCCGGCGTGTCGGTCGAGATGAATACACGCAGCGCGATTGCGGTGCAAACCTTGCGTGGTGAAACCATAGGCATAGACTTGCTGGATGGTGAAGTGGCGGTCGATGCCACGCACCGGAACCAGCCCTTCGTGGTGAGTGCCGCCGGTGGTCGTACTTCCAGCATCGATGCGCGCTTTGAATTACGCCATATGGGTAATGCCATATGCGTGACCTGTATTGACGGCATGGTCAAGGTTGCATCGGGCGGCGATGAAGTTGTTTTGCGCGCCGCACAGCAAGTCACTTATGACAGCCAGGCGATACAGGCGATACGCAGCATCAATCCTGGCGATGCTTCAGCCTGGCGCTCCGGTATCCTGAGTTTCCGTCAGACGGCATTGGCGCAGGTGGTGGCGGAAATCAATCGCTACCGTCCGGGTCGTGTCGTCTTGATGGCAAAAGGCATGGCTGACAAACCGGTCAGTGGCCGTTTTCATATCCGTGACCTGGATAAAGCGATTACGCAAATCCAGCGTTTATTCAAGCTCGACGTGACTTCCCTGCCGGGTGGTTTGGTCTTGCTTAAATAG
- a CDS encoding YbjN domain-containing protein, protein MSKSTSAAAAAVAETTPAVELLNTVNAEQVSDAIKAAGCAVTTTEQDGTTWLHSASHGIGFQVLWGNAITPGQYADLTLSCPLRVQGGVLPEGVLTEWHRTKRFARVALHGDFVVLEMDVMVAGGVSPAHLAVSLQLWTQMMGQFFLHLRNFKPESVPATDAAAAVTADESVAA, encoded by the coding sequence ATGAGCAAATCTACCAGCGCAGCAGCCGCAGCAGTAGCAGAAACAACACCAGCAGTCGAGTTGTTGAACACTGTCAATGCAGAACAAGTCTCGGACGCCATCAAGGCAGCCGGTTGTGCCGTCACGACAACCGAGCAAGACGGCACCACCTGGTTGCATAGCGCCAGCCACGGTATCGGTTTCCAGGTCCTGTGGGGCAATGCAATCACACCAGGCCAGTACGCTGACCTGACACTGAGCTGCCCATTGCGCGTACAAGGTGGTGTATTGCCGGAAGGCGTGCTGACCGAATGGCACCGCACCAAACGTTTCGCGCGCGTGGCCTTGCACGGTGACTTCGTTGTACTGGAAATGGACGTAATGGTTGCAGGTGGCGTCAGCCCGGCACACCTGGCTGTGTCGCTGCAATTGTGGACCCAGATGATGGGTCAGTTCTTCCTGCACCTGCGTAATTTCAAACCGGAATCGGTGCCGGCGACAGACGCGGCTGCTGCGGTCACTGCGGATGAATCGGTAGCAGCCTGA